The nucleotide window TTTGGCGGCGATTCCTATTATTTATACAATTTCAGAAGATGCTTTGGCATCTGTTCCTAAAACGTATACCGAAGCAAGTCTTGCATTGGGAGCCAGTAAGTGGCAAACTGCTTTTTTTGTGGTTTTGCCTGCTGCAACGCCCGGGATTTTTGCTGCACTGTTGCTCGGAATCGGAAGAATTTTTGGCGAAACAATGATTGCCTTGATGGCAACTGGAAACGCAGCGTTACTTTCGGCAAATCCTTTTGAAAGCGTGCGAACTTTTGCAGCGACCATTGGTTCCGAAATGGCCGAAACAGTATTTGGAGAAACGCATTACAGTGTTTTGTTCTTCATAGGATCATTGCTTTTTGTCTTTTCATTTGCTTTAAATGCAATAGCTGAGTTTTATGTGAAAGGTAAATTATTGAAAAAATTCCAAGGAAAATAAGTATGGAAAAAGTTTTAGATATATCAGAAAACCACTTTTTTTCCAGCAAAAGAAATGCTTCGGAAATAAAAGGAAAACTTTTTGTAGGGATTACGCAATTGGCCGTAATTCTTATTATTGCCGTTCTTGCTGTTGTTTTGGGAATTATTATTTATGAAGGAAGAAGTAAGTTTTCTTGGGAATTTATTTCGACTTTTCCAACCAACGGAATGACCGAAGGAGGAATTTTTCCAGCCTTGATAGGTACTTTTATTTTGGTGATTGTAATGTCTATTGCAGCCGTTCCTTTTGGCACGATTACGGCACTTTACTTAACCGAATATGCCAGTGAAAAATCCAAATTTGCTGCGGCAGTTCGATTCTCGGTACGTACTTTGGCTGTAGTTCCATCGATTATTTTCGGGCTTTTTGGACTCGGTTTTTTCATCCAGTTTGTGGGAACCGGAGCCGATACTGTTTTTAATGGTGGTCAATTGCGTTGGGGACAACCTAATATTCTTTGGGCGAGTTTAACGATGTCTTTATTGACTTTGCCAGTTATTATTGTTTCTGTCGAAGAATCCTTAAAAACGATTCCAAGAGAATTACGGGAAGCGAGTCTGGCACTTGGCGCAACCAAATGGCAAACTATTAGAAAGGTGGTTCTTCCGGGATCTATTTCCGGAATTATGACAGGAACCATTCTTGCTGTGAGCAGGGGAGCCGGCGAAGTTGCTCCAATACTGTTTACTGGTGCAGCCTATTATTTGGCTACGTTGCCGGGTTCTTTGAGTGACCAATTCATGAACTTGGGTTATCATATTTATATTATGTCTACCCAATCTTCGGATGTGGAGAAAACCATGCCAATACAGTTTGCGACAACTTTGGTATTGTTAATCTTGACATTGTCTCTCAATATCGTCGCAGTAATGATCAGATCAAGAATCAGAAGAAAAGCAAAATAATATAACCCACTTAATTGGATTATTCTTTTAGATATAAATAAAATGAAGGACATAAAGATAAAAGTTAAAGATTTGTCATTACACTATGGTGAAAAAAAGGCGCTGAACGAAATCACCATGGATATTCCTGCCAATAAAGTGACAGCTCTCATTGGGCCATCAGGTTGCGGGAAATCTACTTTTTTGAGATGCATTAACAGAATGAATGATTTGATTCCTAATGTTACGATTACTGGAAAAATGCACGTAGAGGGAATAGATATTTACGACAAAAACGTAGATGTTGTTAATATTCGAAAAAAAATCGGAATGGTTTTTCAAAAATCGAATCCGTTTCCAAAATCCATTTACGAAAATATAGCCTACGGGCCACGTATCAACGGAATAAATGATAAAGCACAATTGGATGAAATTGTAGAAAAGTCATTACGTCAGGCTGCAATTTGGGATGAGCTGAAAGACCGTTTGGGTGATTCTGCATTAGGACTTTCTGGGGGGCAACAACAACGTTTGTGCATCGGGAGAACATTGGCGGTAAGCCCGGATATTATTTTGATGGACGAACCAGCAAGTGCTTTGGATCCAATTTCTACTTCAAAAATTGAAGAACTGATACACCAGTTAAAAGAGGATTATACGATTATTATTGTAACTCATAACATGCAACAAGCCGCAAGAACGAGTGATCATACGGCCTTTTTCTACATGGGAAATCTGATAGAAATGGGGAAAACGAATACAATTTTTACCAAACCTTCGGAAAAACAAACAGAAGATTATATTACAGGAAGATTTGGTTAATGCATACAGGTGTATTAGTTTTGGTATGATAGTTGTTTCAAAACTATTAACAATTAAAACTTTTAAACTTCCATAATTTTAAACATAATACAATGGCAACACATTTCGAAATGGAATTAGATAATTTAAAAAATATTATTAAAAAAATCGGAAAATTGGCAGAAGGTCAAGTGAGCGAAGCCGTGAAAATTCTTTTGCAGGAGCCAGAAGCCGCCGAAGGGAAAGTCATCAAAAAAACGGAATCCAAAATTGATAAATTGGATGTTAAAATTGATGAGATTTGTCAAAGTATTTTTGCGCTGAAACAGCCTGTTGCTACAGATTTACGTTTTATTATGTCGGCAATGCAAATCAGTAATGAGATTGAACGAATTGGTGATTTGTCTATCAGCATTGTAAAAAAAGCAAAAAACATAAAAGAAAAACACGATTTAATCGAAAAGTTTGATATTGCCGATATTACCAGACAAGTTGAATTGGTTACCATAAAAACCAACAAATGTTTTGCTGATCAGGATGGTAAAGCTTCGGGGGAAATATTTGTTTTGAACAAGGAAATAAGAAATCAATGTGAGGATGCCATTCACGGTATTATCAATGAAATGAAAGTTAATTCCAAAGCTGTGGTTTCTGGAACCAATCTGGTAATTGTTTTGAAACATTTGGAGCGTATTTCTGAGCATTGCACAAACATTGCCGAGTATGTTTATTTTACGGTCAATGCCAAAATTATTAAACACGAGAAATTGGAAAATTAATCGTTGTTTTTTAGAATTCAAATCATAAATTATTGAAAGCCGGACAAATAAATTGTTTCGGCTTTTTTGTTTTTTGCAATTGTAAATATTTTTTTTCAATTCAATTGTATAACTTTATACTGTGACTTCTATCTGGCTTTTATGAAATATATTTTGCTTTCTTTCTTTTTGTTGTTTTCAATCGGACTGATGTATGGGCAGAAGGATACACTGTATTTTAAAAACAAGGAGATGATGGTAGGGGAGGTAAAAAGTATGTCGAATAACATACTGACTGTCGAAACCAAATACAGTGACGAAGATTTTAAAATTGCATTTGATAAAGTAATACGGCTAAAACTGGTGAATAAATATTCTATTTACTTAGTGGATGGGGCGAGTTTTTTTGGGACTTTAAGATCAAACAAAGATAGTGAAGTCACCATTACCAGCGATGATACCATACGAGATATTCGAATTGCAAAAATTGTAAGCTTGAACAAAATAGAAACTGAATTTTGGAAACATTTTACGGGAGCGTTTGATTTTGGTTACAACTTAACAAAGGAAAATAATAGCCAGCAATTAACTTTTTCATTGCAATTGAATTATGTTAGTGAAAAGTGGATTCATACCGCAAAATACGATGAGTTATATACCGTACAGGATGGAGTGGATGATATTAACAGGGTAGATCTAGACTTAGATACCAAAAGATATTACAAAAATAATTGGTTTTTTAATTCCAATTTTTCATTCTTATCCAATACCAGTCAGTCCATAGAAGGGCGATACAGTCCAAGCATAGGAATGGGGAATTATTTGGTCAGAAACAATAAGCTTTATTTTCTTGTCGGAGGTGGTTTGACTTATAATATTGAAAAGTATTTTGATTCTGTCGATAATAAAAATTCATTTGAAGCGGTTTTGACCACCCAGTTTAATGCATTTAATTTAAAAGATATCGATATTAACACAACCGTTTCTATGTTTCCCAGCTTGTCTGAAAAAGGCCGTTTTAGAACCGATGTGGATTTTTCTTTTAAATACGATTTGCCACTCGAT belongs to Flavobacterium gilvum and includes:
- the pstA gene encoding phosphate ABC transporter permease PstA is translated as MEKVLDISENHFFSSKRNASEIKGKLFVGITQLAVILIIAVLAVVLGIIIYEGRSKFSWEFISTFPTNGMTEGGIFPALIGTFILVIVMSIAAVPFGTITALYLTEYASEKSKFAAAVRFSVRTLAVVPSIIFGLFGLGFFIQFVGTGADTVFNGGQLRWGQPNILWASLTMSLLTLPVIIVSVEESLKTIPRELREASLALGATKWQTIRKVVLPGSISGIMTGTILAVSRGAGEVAPILFTGAAYYLATLPGSLSDQFMNLGYHIYIMSTQSSDVEKTMPIQFATTLVLLILTLSLNIVAVMIRSRIRRKAK
- the pstB gene encoding phosphate ABC transporter ATP-binding protein PstB, whose protein sequence is MKDIKIKVKDLSLHYGEKKALNEITMDIPANKVTALIGPSGCGKSTFLRCINRMNDLIPNVTITGKMHVEGIDIYDKNVDVVNIRKKIGMVFQKSNPFPKSIYENIAYGPRINGINDKAQLDEIVEKSLRQAAIWDELKDRLGDSALGLSGGQQQRLCIGRTLAVSPDIILMDEPASALDPISTSKIEELIHQLKEDYTIIIVTHNMQQAARTSDHTAFFYMGNLIEMGKTNTIFTKPSEKQTEDYITGRFG
- the phoU gene encoding phosphate signaling complex protein PhoU, coding for MATHFEMELDNLKNIIKKIGKLAEGQVSEAVKILLQEPEAAEGKVIKKTESKIDKLDVKIDEICQSIFALKQPVATDLRFIMSAMQISNEIERIGDLSISIVKKAKNIKEKHDLIEKFDIADITRQVELVTIKTNKCFADQDGKASGEIFVLNKEIRNQCEDAIHGIINEMKVNSKAVVSGTNLVIVLKHLERISEHCTNIAEYVYFTVNAKIIKHEKLEN
- a CDS encoding DUF481 domain-containing protein, coding for MKYILLSFFLLFSIGLMYGQKDTLYFKNKEMMVGEVKSMSNNILTVETKYSDEDFKIAFDKVIRLKLVNKYSIYLVDGASFFGTLRSNKDSEVTITSDDTIRDIRIAKIVSLNKIETEFWKHFTGAFDFGYNLTKENNSQQLTFSLQLNYVSEKWIHTAKYDELYTVQDGVDDINRVDLDLDTKRYYKNNWFFNSNFSFLSNTSQSIEGRYSPSIGMGNYLVRNNKLYFLVGGGLTYNIEKYFDSVDNKNSFEAVLTTQFNAFNLKDIDINTTVSMFPSLSEKGRFRTDVDFSFKYDLPLDFYIKASVNANYDNQPSQNSTKLDYVFSTGFGWKLKH